The sequence ACTCGGTAAATCATACGACGAAATCAACGTAGGGGACAAGGCGTCTTTTTCAAAGACCATCACGGAGACCGACATCGCGCTGTTCGCGGCCATAACCGGCGACTTCAACCCGATGCACATGAACGAGGAGTTTGCGAAGAAGACCCCGTTCAAGACACGGATAGCCCATGGCGGCCTGCCCCACGGCCTTATCGCGCCGGTCTGGGGAACGAAGCTTCCGGGCCTGGGCACCATAGCCCTGGAGATCAAGACCCGCTTCAAGGCTCCCACCTATCCGGGCGACACGATAACCGCCACGACCGAGGTTATCGAGAAGCTTGAGGAGAGGAAGTGGCTCAGGATGAAGCTGACCTGGACGAACCAGAAAGGCGAGATCGTGGGGACCGGCGAAGGCCTGGTAATGCCGCCCCCGAAGCTCAAATAATGCAATCACAGGCGCGGTATGTTGTGCTCCAACAAAACTGCGATCCGACGAAAACGCGCCTATAGTAAGGGCACGGCATGCCGTGCCCCAGAGAGTAAATCCATTAAAATAAACGCTTACAGGGGGGCCTTTATGACGAACAAATCTTCGCTAGAGATGAACCTGCTGCACAGGATGAACATCGGCGACCTCGCCAAGAGGACGGCGTCAAAATATCCGTCGAGGACCGCCATTGTCTTCAAGGACCAGCGGATTTCCTTCAAGGAGCTGAACGAGCGATGCTGCGGCTTCGCCCATTATTTCGAGGAGGCCGGCATCCGCAAGGGCGACCGTGTCGCCTTCATGACGCACAACTGCCTGCAATACATCTACGCCTGGCTCGGCCTCGCAAAGATCGGCGCCATCATCAACCCGCTCAACTTCATGCTGAAGGGCCAGGAGGTCGAAACGATCATAAGCAATTCCGAGCCGAAGATGTTCTTCATCGAAGACGCCCTGATCCCACAGTTGGGGGACTCCATAAAGAACATGAAGTCCGTGAAAACCTTCGGCTATATTCCCATATGGGGAAACGCGAAGCCCGAGGGATGGGTCAACATCAGCGACTACCTCAAGCCGAACCGCTGCTCCGAGGAGCCGGAGGTGGAAATAGAGGACGATGACCCGGCGACGCTGATCTATACGAGCGGGACCGAATCCCTTCCCAAGGGCGTCATGAACACCCACAAGAATTTCTTCATCACCGTCATGAGCGGCCTGGCCGACCTGGACGTCAACAGCGCGGACACGATCATACTTTCCATTCCCCTGTTCCACGTGGCGGCGAAGTTCCTCTTCCTCGAGGCGATAAGCATCGGCGCGAGGGTGGTGCTGGAGTACGCGCCGAACCCGGTGGAGATACTGGAGCTTACCCAGAATGAAAAGATAACCTACTGGGTGTACCCGCCGGCGCTGTACCAGTTCATAGCCGCCATGCCGAACTACACGAGCTATGACATCTCGTCCCTGAAGAAATGCATATCCTTCGGCGCCATGATGCCCCCTGTGCTGTATGAAAAATGGAAGACCATCGCCCCGGGGGCTGAGTGGAGGAACTACTACGGCATGACCGAGTCGTCTCCCCTCGGCTCGACCCTGCTGCCGAAGGATTTCGAGAGGAAGATAAACACCATCGGCGTTCCCCACGCGGGCATAGAGATCAGGATCGTCGACGACCAGGACCGCGAGCTC comes from Spirochaetota bacterium and encodes:
- a CDS encoding MaoC family dehydratase → MDYELGKSYDEINVGDKASFSKTITETDIALFAAITGDFNPMHMNEEFAKKTPFKTRIAHGGLPHGLIAPVWGTKLPGLGTIALEIKTRFKAPTYPGDTITATTEVIEKLEERKWLRMKLTWTNQKGEIVGTGEGLVMPPPKLK
- a CDS encoding long-chain-fatty-acid--CoA ligase; this translates as MTNKSSLEMNLLHRMNIGDLAKRTASKYPSRTAIVFKDQRISFKELNERCCGFAHYFEEAGIRKGDRVAFMTHNCLQYIYAWLGLAKIGAIINPLNFMLKGQEVETIISNSEPKMFFIEDALIPQLGDSIKNMKSVKTFGYIPIWGNAKPEGWVNISDYLKPNRCSEEPEVEIEDDDPATLIYTSGTESLPKGVMNTHKNFFITVMSGLADLDVNSADTIILSIPLFHVAAKFLFLEAISIGARVVLEYAPNPVEILELTQNEKITYWVYPPALYQFIAAMPNYTSYDISSLKKCISFGAMMPPVLYEKWKTIAPGAEWRNYYGMTESSPLGSTLLPKDFERKINTIGVPHAGIEIRIVDDQDRELPAGEAGEILMRGPSVMKGYFRNEEKTAEALRGGWLHTGDIGMFDDEGFLSFIDRKKDIIKSGGENVSSQEVEGVLYRHDKVAQAAVIGLPHEYWGEVVSAVIVPKPGAAVTSEEIIAYCKENLAGYKVPKRVIVIEKMPVSPTGKILKRLLKAEFLKEESAGNVN